In Raphanus sativus cultivar WK10039 unplaced genomic scaffold, ASM80110v3 Scaffold1712, whole genome shotgun sequence, the following are encoded in one genomic region:
- the LOC108815348 gene encoding F-box/kelch-repeat protein At4g38940-like, producing the protein MSSNIRAEKKQSSSSSPVTSLPEEVVVDILARVPRHDYPRVSLVSKYFRSLVSSPEIYARRSSLGCTEYFLYVVLFDWDDRVNRLYTFRWKGNGNSSCLVLIPGLPDIPRDGSYVAVGSRIYVFCGRMTSSAFFIDCASSHTVQHLPRMPFPMSDIVADDNGGRSYVFGYHGTDQKYSHAMLVFNTETQMWEDGMTKPGDVYAYRSLVVMAGKMYMMESHNSYVYDPKISKWETDEKLSSKFWDHKACVVDDVLYFYDWSDKELRGYDPEHECWVVVNGLDDFLAEMRRVGCYLTRTVSYAGKLVLFSHRYEINGEICCAKILLERRNGGQIWGKVDQWCDHGLIAGDFSITKSLDVVL; encoded by the coding sequence ATGTCTTCCAATATCAGGGCAGAGAAAAAGCAATCTTCGTCCTCGTCTCCGGTTACGTCACTTCCGGAGGAAGTCGTGGTTGACATATTGGCGCGTGTACCGAGACATGACTATCCAAGAGTCTCCCTCGTTTCAAAGTACTTCCGTTCGCTCGTTTCTTCGCCTGAGATATACGCAAGACGATCTTCGCTGGGCTGCACCGAGTATTTTCTCTATGTTGTCCTCTTTGACTGGGACGACCGTGTGAACCGTTTGTATACGTTCCGCTGGAAAGGTAACGGCAATAGCAGCTGCTTGGTCTTAATCCCTGGGCTTCCTGATATACCTCGTGATGGAAGCTATGTAGCCGTTGGATCGAGGATATATGTGTTTTGTGGGAGGATGACATCGAGTGCTTTCTTCATCGACTGTGCATCATCCCACACTGTGCAACATCTCCCGAGGATGCCTTTCCCCATGTCTGATATAGTAGCTGACGACAATGGCGGGAGAAGCTACGTCTTTGGATATCATGGTACCGATCAAAAATACTCACATGCGATGTTGGTGTTCAATACAGAAACACAAATGTGGGAGGATGGGATGACAAAGCCAGGTGACGTGTATGCGTATAGAAGCTTGGTAGTGATGGCTGGTAAGATGTACATGATGGAGTCTCATAATAGCTATGTTTACGACCCAAAGATAAGCAAATGGGAAACAGACGAGAAGCTCAGTTCGAAGTTCTGGGATCATAAGGCTTGTGTTGTTGATGATGTTTTGTACTTTTACGATTGGTCTGACAAGGAATTGAGAGGGTATGATCCAGAGCACGAGTGTTGGGTAGTGGTGAACGGTTTGGATGATTTTTTGGCTGAGATGAGACGCGTTGGTTGTTATTTGACGAGGACTGTGAGTTACGCTGGCAAACTGGTTTTGTTTTCCCATAGATATGAAATCAATGGGGAGATTTGTTGTGCGAAGATTTTGCTGGAAAGACGAAATGGGGGTCAGATTTGGGGTAAAGTTGATCAGTGGTGTGATCATGGTCTGATTGCTGGTGATTTTAGCATTACGAAATCTCTAGATGTTGTGCTTTGA